From the Priestia filamentosa genome, the window AGTGAGGGAATTCCAATAGGAATGCAATTTATTGCAAATTATTATAGAGAGGATCTTTTATTATGGGCAGGGCATTGTTATGAGAAATTTGCTTTACAAGAATTTTACAATAAAAGAGACAAGGAAATTGAAAATTACAGTGCTTCTATCTAAGTAACAAAAGTTATGGTGGAAATATATGTTGGCTTATATAGTCAGTAAGAAATAGCTAAAGTTTTATGTAACTAGTCCAAATAGACACTGGATGAATTTTTTTGATTTTGGATAGACCTCTGAGTCTGTCCTTTTTGATTATATGTATGAATAGCCTCTATCCCTGTAATAATATGTTTGATAGTTTCTAAGGGATTTAATTCAAGCATCGGGCAAATTTGTTTCTTAATAGGGTGACGAATCTGCTCTATGCCATTATTGAGATATTCGACTTGCCTTAGTAGTATCAGTGGTTACAAGACTAAGAGATTAGTTTCGAGATAGATGAAATTCTTATACCAGAATTCGGTATACTAATTGACTCAAAAACCGTGTTTTTGAGTCGATTTATAGTTAGTCACTGTTCACCTCAATTATATCTCCTTTATGCATTAAAACTTATCTTAAAATCTATATCCCTTAAAAGTATGTATTTAAAAGTCCCATGGACCTTTTATCAAGGCCTTTTTAATTAAAGAATGAATAGTGAAAATACCGTTCTTTAGAGCAAGCATGGACGAAAGAAATCAGTGAAGAGAAAGTAGAAGAAGAAAAAAGCATCGTTTTTCAACGGATTGATGAAAAGTGTATTGTGGTAAAGCAAGAGAATATGATTAAAATTGAGTTGTATTATTATCTATGCGTCTCTAATTGTTACGATTATCGAGATTACTTGAAGGAGAACGGTTTTAGCTGGATTGGATATGGTATAAAAAAGCCTGGGTGAAAAAGACTTCTACCCAGGCTTTGCAAAAAGGAGAAGCTAAGCTTCCTCATTTAGATAATATTAAGGTGAAAGTAGCAGCCAAAAATAAATAAGGTTGAGGAGAAGGTTCTGGTGCAAAGGTTGTATTTACTGGCTGTTAACAAAATCATCTTAAGTTAGTAATGTTTCCATTTAAATAGATCAACCTTTTTCATACTAATCACGCCCTTTTCTAGATTACCAGTACTATTATGAGGAATTATGGAATTTTATTTTTCAGCTGAATTAAATTTTTACACCAGAGCCCTTTTTTCGATTAGATCTGGTAAACCATTCACTTTCCAAAATACTCATTCCCCATGTATTCCAATATTCATCACCTATTTTTCTATAATCCCTATATAATCCTTCTTTTACAAAACCAACTTTCTCATAACAAAAAATAGCAGAATGATTAAAATCGAATACACTTAGGCTAACTCTATGTAATTTTAATTTTTCAAATGCTATTTCTAACACTTTCTCTACCATCAATTCACCTATACCTAAGCCTCTCATACTCTTATCCCCAACCAGTACTTTTCCAACTCTTGCTGACAAATTTTTCTCATCAATTTCGCCTAATGAAATATGTCCAATTATATTTCCTGTTTCTTCATGTATGACTTTGTAAATGAGTGTGCTAGAGTCGTCAGTGTTTGCACCTTTAATATAATCCTCTAATTGTTGTTCTGTTAGGGGAAAATCAAATTTAGGTCCAGAAAATTGAAGTAAAAATTCTGGTGAATCAATCCAGTTAATAAGTTGTTTGAAATCAGTTTGTTCAAAGAATTGCAGTTCAATCATTTAACTTTCTCCTTTATTAATTCTTAGATGATTAGGGCCCATTGTATTTAGACTTTTAATGTACCAGAACCAAAAGATCTGACTCAAAATGAGTCAGACTTAGAGTGCTTTTTACAAGATAACCGGAGATATATAAGTTTTTTATTTAACAGCTGCTTTTAATTCCTTACCTGGTTTAAAAGCAGGAACTTTAGAAGCAGGTATATTTATTTCCTCCCCTGTTTGAGGGTTACGACCTGTTCGAGCTGCACGTTCACGTACTTCAAATGTACCAAATCCAATCAATTGAATTTTCTCTTCCTTAGCAAGCGTGCTAGTGATCGTTTCAAATAATACATCTACAGCTTTTGCAGCATCTTTCTTTGTTAGTTCTGCTTTTGTTGCAACAGCATCCACCAATTCTATTTTCTTCATATTAAAACACCTCATCCGTTTATTTTTAGATAGTATGTAGAGATGCTACCGTAACATAGCTTCTACACGCCTGTCACTTAATAAGATTAGATGAGTAAAAGAAAAATTCCTGTTTTTTATGAAGAATCAGAAGGAGTTTGACTCTCTGGCAAAATTAAATATGTTTTTACTAAATAACCAGTCATCTATTGCAAAATTCAGTGCTATATTTTTAAACTTTATAAAGATAATAAAGACGATGATTAGAATAGCCTTTGACGAGTTTCTTCCTATTATATATTGATCTTATTAAAGGTACCCTCATATTCCTTCACCAATTTATAAAAGGTTGTCTTTTTAACATTGGCTTCCTTCATGGCTTGGACAGCTGTAACCTCCTTATGTCTCCAGCGATTGTAAGCTTCAATGAATTCTTGGCTAACCTGAGCTTTAGGACGTCCAAAAGATACACCATCTTTGAGTGCAGCATCAATCCCTTCGCGCTGACGTTTCCGAATACGATCTCTTTCCTCTTCTGCCATCCACGAAAGAATCTGCAAAACTAAATCTGCAATAAAAGTTCCTAAACTATCCTTATACTGAGTGGTATCCAACAATGGCATATCCAAGATTACAATGTCGGCCTCGATCTCTTTTGTAATGGCATTCCATTCTTGTAAAATTTCTTCCTTATTACGACCGAAGCGATCTAGAGAATGAATATAAAGAATATCTCCTTTACGCATCATTCGTTTCATCAGTTGATACTGTTCTCGATTGAAATTTTTTCCACTTTGTTTATCGATGAAAATATCCCGAGGAGAAATTCCAGCTTCCTCCATGGACTGAAGTTGACGACCTTCATTTTGATCTCGACTACTTACCCGTATGTATCCAAATTTTCTGTTTTCCATTTTTATACTCCTTTTGTGTTTTTCTCCCTATTATTCTATCAAAAACGTTCATAAAAGTGTATGATTTTATGAGGACGTTCGTAATTTAAATTTTAACTTAAATGAACATAAAAAAAGCTAGATTTCTAATCGAAAAGAATTGTCCGTAAAAGTAAACTTTTACGAACGTGCACTTTGCGAACTATTTGTTTGTGTTTACTTTTCACAGAAAAAAAGGTGATTAATGGATATGGAAATTATGCTCGTTCATAAAAGAGAAAAGTTCCAAATTATTGTTAATTAATCAGTTTGCGATTTTTTACTTTCTCTAATCAATCTTATGGTAAATACTTCCGAAGTGGTCCGCTGTTGCTATGATAGCAAACCATTATAAGTATTTACTTGTTTTTTGAAATATAGTCAGTTATACTGATTATATATTTTACTGATTAATATGAGGAGGTGGGAATTTAGATGAATAAGTGGAATCAATCTTATGGTTTTTTACTTGGAAAGGCTCTTCAACAAATGGAACACAAATTTGCTGAAGGACTGGTTCCTTTTAACATCAATTCAAGACAATATGGCGTTCTTTTATTTATTGAGGAAAACCCATACTCTTCTCAAAAAGACATATCTGACAACCTACAAATTGATCGAACGACGATGGTCAGTCATATTGATCATTTGGAAACGTTAGGATTTGTGGAGAGAACCAAGAACCCTAATGATCGAAGATCTTATAGTCTTTTAATTACGGAAAAAGGAAAGGAAGTACTGCATTCACGTTGGGAATTTCTAACCGATGTAGAATCAGAAGTTTTAACGCCTTTAAATCAGCAAGAAAGACAATTGCTGAAAGATTTTTTGATTAGAATTTGGAAGTCACTATAGAAAATAGGAGGTTATACCAAATGAACGCACTCGATTATTTTAATGCACGTCTTCAAGCGACTATAAGCCCCATGGGTTACATAAGAGCAAAGGAAATGAATCCAGA encodes:
- a CDS encoding GNAT family N-acetyltransferase, with translation MIELQFFEQTDFKQLINWIDSPEFLLQFSGPKFDFPLTEQQLEDYIKGANTDDSSTLIYKVIHEETGNIIGHISLGEIDEKNLSARVGKVLVGDKSMRGLGIGELMVEKVLEIAFEKLKLHRVSLSVFDFNHSAIFCYEKVGFVKEGLYRDYRKIGDEYWNTWGMSILESEWFTRSNRKKGSGVKI
- a CDS encoding recombinase family protein, with the protein product MENRKFGYIRVSSRDQNEGRQLQSMEEAGISPRDIFIDKQSGKNFNREQYQLMKRMMRKGDILYIHSLDRFGRNKEEILQEWNAITKEIEADIVILDMPLLDTTQYKDSLGTFIADLVLQILSWMAEEERDRIRKRQREGIDAALKDGVSFGRPKAQVSQEFIEAYNRWRHKEVTAVQAMKEANVKKTTFYKLVKEYEGTFNKINI
- a CDS encoding MarR family winged helix-turn-helix transcriptional regulator, whose translation is MNKWNQSYGFLLGKALQQMEHKFAEGLVPFNINSRQYGVLLFIEENPYSSQKDISDNLQIDRTTMVSHIDHLETLGFVERTKNPNDRRSYSLLITEKGKEVLHSRWEFLTDVESEVLTPLNQQERQLLKDFLIRIWKSL
- a CDS encoding HU family DNA-binding protein, whose amino-acid sequence is MKKIELVDAVATKAELTKKDAAKAVDVLFETITSTLAKEEKIQLIGFGTFEVRERAARTGRNPQTGEEINIPASKVPAFKPGKELKAAVK